Genomic segment of Coturnix japonica isolate 7356 unplaced genomic scaffold, Coturnix japonica 2.1 chrUnrandom1030, whole genome shotgun sequence:
GCACGAACACTCGGGATGTAACacgataggccctcccctgctcagTTATGCATGTGTAGAAGgggttatgcatatgtagaaggggttatgcatatgtagaaggggtgtagACGAAGTAGATAGCAGCTTATTTAAACCGCTAACACACATAATAAAACGCCATTTAGCTATTCACCATGTTGGTGTGAATGTGTAGTTAAATGGGCCCCGGCTAGACCAGGTCTGATTCGCAGAGGCTTAATGCTAGAATCCTGATGTGAAATGAACTACAAGTAACAACATTCTGGTGAACATCAGTGCTTCCTGCCCGACTGTGGGTTTTGGAGAACATCTGAACCAGACAGCACTGGAAAAAGGAGGACAGACCGAGTCACTGCATGTCCTTTATTCAGTAAGGTCCACAGAGAGCCTGGTTCATTATGTACAGTGTGTATGGGCTACTAGAATGGTACAAACTGAAGAGGAGTTGACTTGAGCAATGTTGACTTGAGCAATGATGGTTTAAagacaataaattaaaatatatatttaaaaaaagaataataaagaattATACATATAAAACGAACAGAAGAATCAATAAAAGAGAGCTTGATTCAGTAAAAAGCTGCATTACAAGTAATGAATTCAAAAAAATGGGCAGTTCACTGCTATTGAAACACGTTTAATAATAACTTTCCACACTGCATCCTTGACTTTGTGgttcctcatgctgtagatGAGGGGGTTCACAGCTGGTGGCACAGCTGAGTACAGAACTGCTACCATTGGGCCCATGAATGAAGAGGAGACAGAGTGGAGATTCAGGTAGGCATAAAAGCCAGTGATGGTAAATAGGGAGACCACGGCCAGGTGAGGGAGGCAcgtggagaaggctttgtgtcgtccctgctcagagggcatcctcagcacagccacgAAGATCTGCACATAGGACACCactataaaaacaaagcaaccaaaTACTAAACTGATACTAAAACTGAGAAACACAATTTCCCTGAGATTTGATTCTGAGCAGGAGAGCTTGAGAATCTgggggatttcacagaaaaactggttgACAACATTCccttggcagagaggcagtgaaaacgtactggcagtgtgcagcagggaattGAGAACCCCAgtgccccaggcagctgctgccatggtggcacaagctctgctgtccatcaAGGTCCTGTAGTGCAGGGGCTTGCAGATGGCAACGTAGCGGTCATAGGACATGATGGTGAGAAAAGAATACTCTGCTGACatgaagaggagaaggaaaaagagctgtGCAACACATCCTGTGTAGGAGATGGCCCTTGTGTCCCAGAGGGCGTTGGCCATGGCTTTGGGAGAGTGGTGGAGATGAAAGCCCAGGTCGAGGAGGGCCAGGTTGAGAAGGAAGAAGTACATGGGGGTGTGCAGGCGGCGGTCGCAGGCTAcggctgtgctgatgaggccGTTGCcccaggagggcagccaggtAGATGCCCAGGAAGCGCAGAAGTGCAGGAGCTTGCAAGCTGACGCGTGTCTGCCAacggcagcaggaggaacttgctgatggagctgctgtttggCATCTGCTGTTGATGGGCTTGGAGTCCTGTTCAGAGTGCAGAAGATAATGACAAGTCCAGACCACTCTCAGAGACACTCCTCCTGCTATAGTATGTTTCCGTTCTTCTACAAACAGTTTACATTTAGAAGCGTtacttgcatttaatttcatgtatttcagcattcagcatataagcagaagcagcttaTGGAGCTCTGaccttcttcttttcttatccCTTCTCCCTggatattttcatctgtttcatgtCTCATATCTTAACACCAAGTGCTACTTGAGCCCCCTACCCCAGCTTCTTTggcattcagttttcagtgagaaaatgCTGCCTGTTTGTAGGATAAGTGAATTACTCATGCTACAGAAAATGATGTTAATTACAAACTGGTTCCATCTTCTGAGAAATGGGGGACTGAATGCACATCACGTCTGACTGTTCAGGACACAAGcaatttactgaagaaaaatactcagATCTCTGATAGCTCCTTTTAGATTTCTGTTTCCAGTCCTCTTTTCCTcagaacaggaaatggaaaCCTCCTGCCATGGCTCTCCTCTTGCAAAGTACCCTAAGAAACAATCCATTGTGCAGTGAAGCTGTGatccccctgccccaggcagcagctgtggcagcacaagccCTGCCGGGGGCTCCTTCCCCTACACATCTCCCGCATCACCCTGGGCAGCTCCCCaggcaggctgagtgctgagcctggcaAGTGGCAGAGTCCCATAccggcacacagcccctgggcaCACAGCAAGGACCCTGCTCTGCAAGGACAGCCCTGGTCACCCGCCTGCAGTCccggctgcacagcctgcagccgtGCTGGGACACGCagccctcagggctgtgctctggtgctgcagcaATGAATccctcagctggagcagaaggctttttccacagtaaagtaacatgcagtgcctgcagctgaaTCTGCTACGGGATGTCCCCGATTTGGTGATCCCTCCAGGAAAATCAGCTGCATTGCCTACTGCATGACACTTACCATTCTGTTGATCTGTTATCAGTGCTCCTGCAGTCAGCTCACAGCAGGTTCACACTGTACAAACACTGTaagctttctctctcttctcttctatCCTCATGTGAACTGCTGCTCGAGCCCCAGCCCGGCTGTGCTGCTCACAAGAGATGCTCCTGGGCACAGCATTTTCTCTACAACACTTCCCACTTTTATGAGCTCCCTGTGTTCCAGaagcccagcccagctcagtAACAGATGATGTCATTTTTTATCCTTCCCACTCATCTCCCCTGTGGTGTCCCGGAGTCCTCACGTCCAACGGCTcctgaaagacaacagcatcaTGACAGTAcattaaaatctgtttgaatAAACACCAGATTTCAAGTGGTCAGTGACTAATTCCAGACATGTTCTGAGTCATCCAGAGAGTGTTTGCTCAAGAGGGCACTCATACAAGGACgggatatcatagaatcatagaatcgccaAAGTTAGAAATGACCTaaatgatcatccagtccagctggTCACCTATCAGCTCCCAgaaaccatgtccctcagcacaacatccaatcattccttgaacGCTTCCAGGGTCAgtgaatccaccacctccctgggcagtccattccaggTCCCAAAGTTCAGGACGTGGCATTTGGTCTTGgtgaacctcatcccattggcttcagcccagctctccagcttgTCCAGATCCCTCAGAAGGGCCTTGCTAACttcaggcagatccacactcccagccaatttggtgtaGTTTGCAAACCTACATAGgatgcactcaatgccctcatccaggtcatcagtaaagatactgaagaggacaggccccagcacagacccctggggaacaccaggTAGGCACAAAGGTGGGCGTCCAGGCTGGTCTGGAATATCTCCGGAGAAAGGGACTCCCCAACCccttgtgcagcctgttccagggctctgtcaccctcactgtaaagattTTCCTgcacacattcgtgcagaacttgCTATGCTACAGTTTCtgaccatttccccttgtcttgtctccacacactgctgaaaagagcctggtcTCTTCTCTTTgaccccacacctcagatatgAGCACTGACATGAGAGCAACCCCCTTCACATTTCCCCTGTGAGCAGAGCATCACAGACCAGAGACACAGTCCCCATGTATCATGCAGTGTTATTCTGCTTACCAACAGCAGAGGCCAGtctttctctgtgctccatCTGTGGCATACTCCAGAGTTCAAGGCATTGTAAAGCTATGGCACATCTACGTTCTTGCAATGATGACACCTTAGTATGCTCTGGGCTCTCATTTCAACTGCATCTAAATAAGTCTAGGGTCATACAAGTCGATGAGAAGCTGGCAAATGTTGTCTCATTGTaaggaagagcaagaaagatGACAGGGGCAATTATGAACCAGTCAGTCTCACTCCAGTGCCTggtaaaattatggagaaaGTGACGGTGAGAGTGATTGAAAATCACCTGATGGACAATTGTTTCATTGGTCACAGCCAACACAAGTTCCCGAGGGGAAGGTCCTGTTCAACTATAGGTCTTTTTGTGACAATGTTAGTGAATTGGTTGACCAAGGGTTGACAGTTGATGTTATCCTTGAGAATTTTAGTAGAGCTTTTAAGACTATTTCTCACAGCAGCCTTCTGGGCAGAATGTCCTGCATACGGCTAGACAGAAACAGAATGTGGTGGGTGAGCTGTTGGCCAGTAGGTAAGCCCCAAAGGATTACAGTCAATGGGTTCCATCAGGCTGTTAGATGGTCACTATCAGGGTTCCCCAGAGCTCCATTTTAGGGTcacttctctttcatgtttttgtggATGACTTGCATGCAGGActttttgctgatgtttttctgATGATACCAGATGAGGAGGTGCTGTTGCCTCCACTGAGGGTTGAGAGGACTTGCAGAGAGATGTGGACAAGTCAGAGAAGTGGGTACC
This window contains:
- the LOC107307836 gene encoding olfactory receptor 14A16-like; amino-acid sequence: MANALWDTRAISYTGCVAQLFFLLLFMSAEYSFLTIMSYDRYVAICKPLHYRTLMDSRACATMAAAAWGTGVLNSLLHTASTFSLPLCQGNVVNQFFCEIPQILKLSCSESNLREIVFLSFSISLVFGCFVFIVVSYVQIFVAVLRMPSEQGRHKAFSTCLPHLAVVSLFTITGFYAYLNLHSVSSSFMGPMVAVLYSAVPPAVNPLIYSMRNHKVKDA